The Brassica oleracea var. oleracea cultivar TO1000 chromosome C6, BOL, whole genome shotgun sequence genome includes a region encoding these proteins:
- the LOC106297246 gene encoding uncharacterized protein LOC106297246: MSALVIGQLQEAESSSKLPPKLLAWGCYPTKLRLNIYSKAHVIGTIASCLQGSQDMETIMGSQFGRLFELHVARCHNSAKLINSFLCRQLITVRKYELWFHFATHPLRFSLDEFQQVTGLNCGAFYDADSEAEDDPGSTMWRELFDTALGDITKHVPLALIALVDGVICCSNKRLNLTPKYVEMLCDVEYFLEYLWGRESFLKTLPRLLPPYTSEDPLGEMRHRLSQQTSAAYGFPLALQLFAFEAVPLLLPKIPNA; the protein is encoded by the exons ATGTCGGCTCTGGTTATTGGTCAGCTTCAGGAGGCCGAATCTTCCTCTAAATTGCCTCCGAAGCTTTTGGCATGGGGTTGTTACCCAACCAAATTGCGTCTCAATATTTACTCGAAGGCTCACGTCATCGGAACTATTGCGTCTTGTCTCCAGGGTTCCCAAGACATGGAGACTATAATGGGGTCTCAATTTGGCAGGCTATTTGAGTTGCATGTTGCTCGTTGCCACAACTCTGCGAAGCTAATAAACAGCTTCCTCTGCCGTCAGCTTATTACCGTGCGCAAGTATGAGCTTTGGTTCCACTTTGCGACTCATCCTCTTCGCTTCTCACTGGATGAGTTTCAACAAGTAACTGGGTTGAACTGCGGAGCATTCTATGATGCCGATTCTGAAGCAGAGGACGATCCAGGTTCAACTATGTGGCGCGAGCTTTTTGATACAGCGCTTGGTGACATTACG AAACATGTTCCTTTGGCTCTCATTGCGCTGGTTGATGGTGTCATATGTTGCAGTAATAAACGGCTCAACCTGACTCCGAAGTATGTCGAGATGCTTTGCGACGTAGAGTACTTCTTGGAGTATCTTTGGGGTAGAGAGTCGTTCTTGAAGACTTTACCGCGTTTGTTGCCGCCTTATACAAGCGAAGACCCACTGGGAGAAATGCGACACCGGTTATCTCAACAGACCTCAGCTGCCTATGGATTCCCTTTGGCTCTTCAGTTGTTCGCTTTTGAAGCGGTGCCTTTGCTGTTGCCAAAGATTCCCAACGCATAG
- the LOC106298528 gene encoding dehydration-responsive protein RD22-like gives MASLRFSVTFLFFSLWVVEAHTSRKLISTKEQEVQNNSHLLKDGEFEDPTLYMFFKINDLKKGTKLPIYFNKNDLRKVPPLLTRQEADLIPFTKSKLDFLLNHFSISKDSPQAKAMKETLVRCNYKAIEGEYKFCGTSLESMLDLAKKTIASNADLKVMTTKVMVPSQHTINYALHNYTFAEAPKELVGIKMLGCHRMPYPYVVYYCHGHKSGTKVFEVNLVTDDGKHRVVGPAVCHMNTSMWNVDHEAFKVLKIEPRSAPVCHFFPLDNIVWVAK, from the exons ATGGCTTCTTTGCGATTCTCAGTCACCTTCCTCTTCTTCTCTCTG TGGGTCGTGGAGGCACACACGTCAAGAAAGCTGATATCAACCAAGGAACAAGAAGTTCAGAACAATAGCCATTTGCTGAAAGATGGTGAATTCGAGGATCCTACACTGTACATGTTTTTCAAAATCAATGATCTTAAAAAAGGAACCAAATTGCCCATTTACTTCAACAAAAACGATCTTAGAAAAGTTCCTCCACTTCTCACAAGACAAGAAGCTGATCTCATCCCTTTCACTAAGTCTAAGCTTGACTTCCTTCTGAATCACTTCTCTATCTCAAAAGACTCCCCTCAAGCCAAAGCCATGAAGGAGACTCTGGTACGTTGTAACTACAAGGCCATCGAAGGAGAGTACAAGTTTTGTGGGACATCTTTGGAGTCAATGCTTGATCTCGCCAAGAAAACAATAGCGTCTAATGCAGATCTCAAGGTCATGACAACAAAAGTAATGGTACCTTCCCAACACACAATAAACTATGCTTTGCATAACTATACGTTCGCCGAGGCTCCGAAGGAGCTTGTTGGGATAAAGATGTTGGGGTGTCATAGAATGCCATACCCTTATGTCGTTTACTATTGCCATGGTCACAAAAGTGGAACCAAAGTCTTTGAGGTTAACTTGGTGACAGATGATGGGAAACATCGGGTTGTGGGACCTGCTGTTTGCCACATGAACACGTCTATGTGGAACGTTGATCATGAAGCTTTTAAGGTGTTGAAAATAGAGCCGAGGTCCGCACCAGTTTGCCACTTCTTCCCTCTTGATAACATTGTGTGGGTAGCAAAGTAG